One Dioscorea cayenensis subsp. rotundata cultivar TDr96_F1 chromosome 19, TDr96_F1_v2_PseudoChromosome.rev07_lg8_w22 25.fasta, whole genome shotgun sequence genomic window, TACTAATGATTTTGTGatgtttttcatttctaattttcatataaaatttttattaaaaacataaaaattacatgaaaaatcaaaatattctcTAATTACTTGAACTGTTTTCGtaaaataattgatttgagATGCATGCActtgtaattaaaattagaatgcataatttcttatataatttggattttttaatgGGAATTATATATCAATTAAGCAAACCAAAACCAATTGTAGatcacaaaaaacaaaagcacaaTTTCAACCAATAACTTATTgacaaacataatttatttatctatcattagtattattattacttgGGTGCAAGAATGGAATGGAAAACATATCCCTTTGAAGAAGGGCAGCTTAGATTGTGTTATTTGATGGAATAGACATTTGCAATCCCAAATGTTAGACCCACTAAGATCCACTTCATGTTAAGTGCAACAATAGCATGCCCCAAAAATACAAATCCTTTCCCAATTAGAATCATATTATTGCGAGACTTTTAGAGTCAAATGGTTCCCTCTCTTAGTGGATGCTATTACTCCTTATCCATCAtccataaattaaaatagagaaataaaataaaatccaataatcttcaaataaaatgaaagaaaattgaaattaagaaaattaagaaaaaaaattaaaaataaagaaattaataagaaaaaatataaacaataaaaataaccaatGACTTTTTGGCTTACTGACActataaattatatgtaaatgaaagtatggattaaAGTATTAACTTTTcatctgtatatatatgtgttacTAATGTGGTTTGTTCGtgtttgataaatattaaaaataaaaatatatattttaactttttttttttaaaaaaaaagggaagaatcTTGATGTCATTCGCCTCTTATGCTCAATCCTAGAGAATCCAAGCAGTGACTCAATCCAATATTTCCCAACATGTCAACTTTAGAAGTTTGTAAGATTAGATGAGGACAAAATGTCTTAACACAAATTTAACAGGTCCGGTCAATCATTGAGTCCCACTAGTCTCTAATCAAATGATTgcatccatatttttttaaacttattcaACTCTACCATTGTcattattaatttgataatatCCATGCATACATTGTATATGTGCTTATTTAAAGAATGCATTATCTAGtaacatattttaaaacaaagtaTGAATTATTATCTTTTGAAATAATCATTGCGTCctacatgataatttttttaaacaaaaaattatataaattactcaaaatatattaaataaaaaaaaattacaaagtaGTACATATAAGATACTaacaaatagagaaaaaaatagaagtaaTAAGATGCATAAAGTTTGGATATACGAGGAAGTAAGGTATAGTCCAGTGATTTTCTACTTTATTTGTGTTAAAGAGTTCTCGAGTTTAAAACCTGTCAAGaacaatgcatatatataaaaatgtctttgtcatcaatttattaaaaaaaaaatagatgtacatttaacaataaaaaatagtaagatATCTCAATACTAAATCATTGGTTTTGGACtaatttattatagttattatatatttttaaatttatgtaactaaaaaataaatttgctaCTTAAAGTAGGATGATCTCTaacgaaaaataaataaataaataactggTCACCATTCAACATTACAGTACGCTGAAAATTAAGCTCATAGCATAGCAAAAGATAGAAACCCTAAAACCTGTTTTTTTATCCCAAATTACCTGTTTACCAATAAGATATCGCCATGTCCTAAAAAgtgaaaagacaaaaaaaacacTATAGAAATAGaagctagggttttgactgcatagccaaaaagaaaaaagaatggtGAGGAGGAGCATTATATAAGGGAACtgtctttttaattttgtggtaCTATAAGAAGGGAAGAAAGAGTCCAAAGAAAGGAGAGTTCCATCACTTGTCCTTGTCTTCATGAAACTACTTGGGAAACCCTACTTGCCAAATAATGACAAAAAAGGAGTCATATCATTTCTTTTCAATCTCATGATCAATGCATGTCTTAATCTTAAAATCTAAGTTAATAAGctcctttttaatcaaaattagtTGGCTATAATTGCATTACGtggttgttttgtttgtgaCAAGCTTGGGAGTGGACTTGTGTGTTTACTTTAAATTGCATTGAAAGTGACGCTTAATTATTAGCATAAGATTTATGGATAAAAATATGTGAGAAATTAATGTTATCTCATTACTCATTTACTCCCTGTATATTGAAACAGTAGTTGTTTTGCgaattttttcccccaaaacaGTTGTCATTGTGTagaagtaataataattttatttaatttttttaattatataaataaagtgAGTTGTATTTATggttcaaaaaatatatatagttttaattttttttagtaatttatttttttattttaaaaaatatatatttttaaaaaataagtattttgatgtgcatgtataatattttaataataccAAAGCCATACGGTTTGCCGTTTGGGTGGTTAGTGGCACTAACTTTGCATCATTTGGATAAGGACAAAGTGGTCAAAGTTTGAATCTTACGTGAAAAAATTAACTCAGTAGAAGTTTGAGTCTTCACATagattttaataacaaaaagcaAGGATATGTGAGgtattaacttaattaaccTCTTTACTAATTACCTAAGAGCTTgttcatttgtttaaaaaaaactaaaatttatcaACTATCAATTTATCATAgctaattaaaatttgaaatattcgAGCTTGAAGTAAATGGATATTCAAATTCTCACATCATGTGGCTCTAAagtcataaattcaaaatttttagagttattttgttagatcaaatggattaaatttatattagagCTAATAGCCTAATacactaaataataaaaaattagatataattAGTTACTatacagttatatatatatatatatctggtgatgtatataaaaaataaaaaaatttccttattttttaacaaatacaataatataattgtgacaatttatttattatgtcaaGGTTCACAgattaatgttaaaaaattggaaaatcaaaacaaaacttAATTTTCCAATCTAAAAGTGTAAAataatactattaaaaaaacatatacaacAACACTTTAggaatttaattaatctttgttaAATgcattaattttcatatttattctcacatataaaataattttacctttttttttatttatccatcATATATACCTCCACATAAAATGACTAATTTATATCAAAACCAACACAGACACACACAAATAATATGCAATTTAAACAAGTGTGTTATTATTGCAAGAAAAGTAAATGCTAATACAAGGGGTGCGCAGCTTATTTaatttgcaaataataataataataataataataataataataataataataataataataataataataatagaaaggCAAGCTTATTAACGAACGTAAAAAAGCAAAGGAAAGCAAAGTGAGATTATAAGGAAGCGAAGTGTGTATTAATTAACCCCTGTGCATCTCGCCATGCATGCCGCACTCGAACGTAACGTTGCAGCTGGAGCGGACCTTGATACGGTAGTCATGCTCGGCCACAGTGAGAAACAACGGGAGTTTTGTGAGAGCGTCGCACACGCACTCGTTGTCCACCCGCTCGAGCGCGTGGCAGCACTCGTCATCACCCCTCTTGTtatcgtcgtcgtcgtcgtcatcATCGTTAACCCTGTCAGTGCGCCTGTGCCTTCTATTTCGCCTGCTCACCATGGCCTCAACTGAGCCAGCTTGGTGGGATTTAACCGAGAGGTGTTCGACTGAGACTGCCACGTGATCGTCGGAGCTCGGACCGTTGGATGGTTTGTCGAAGAGGACGGAGTAGCAGGCCCAGTTGGCATGGGCGTACTGGGGTAAACAATAGGGGTTGCTGGGAAGGGGGACTGTGAGCTTTGcggagaagaggaagagaagtgCGACCACTGAGAGGAGCTTGGTtgctgttgatgatgatgatgccatTGTGCTTGAGAGTATATGAGTGGAATGGAATGTGTTTGATGAATGACTTCTCTATATATTGAGTTGTTTCTTTGTAGTTTATAGTTTCATGTTCTTTGTGTTATGCAGGGGGGTTGATCCTGTTTTGCAgggggtttttgtttttagtatGGTATCATGCAAGATTGATGATACCAACAatatgactttttttattattaatttttttttttttttggaataacaGATAATCTTTTAAGTACACGGTTTAACAGCATGCAAACAAATGATATTAAGGGAAATGAACATGGGATAAAAGAAACAGAGCGAGGggcacccaaaaaaaaaaaagaaaaaaagaacacaagGTTGGTTTAACAGGGATGGTAAATGAAAACTTACTAAATGGGTTTAGTGCCATGGGTCATCCCAACCTTTAGGACCTTCTCTTTTAACAAAATCCACAATAGCCTGGACTGCTTCTCCAACCCTGTTGGAAAGAGCATGGTTTCCGTACTCTATTTCAACTTTCTCGGCACCCCCCATAGCCCTGCACAGTCTGTGTAGAAATGATAAATGAATTAAGAGAGGTCATGAATATCAATCTACAAGAACCAAATGAATGTTTCAGCAAATTTAAGGGTGATGTTTGAAAAGCTTTACCGATCAACCAATGCCTTTTTGTCCACATACTCAGGCACATACTCATCGGCCATGGAGAAAATTATCTGCAAATGAGTAAGCATTCATAGACATGAAAACAGCCAGGCATAACCCAAATTTGCATAAACAAGGAAACTGAACTACCAAAACAAAATTGCACTAATGAGACTTAATAAAGAGGCAAATCAGCAAGGTAACTGAATCCATCAGAGTGTTCTTAGCAATGCTGTTCTGGCCAAGTTTTATAGCATTGgcttttcaaatttattatattgcCCTTCTCATAAACGATATAAAAATTTGACTCCCTATTATATGATTCCTGACCAGTGAAATGAAGCCTCAACTTACTAAAGCCTTTCACCATCCATTCCCAATGTCATATGAACATTATGAATCAATACTACATCAACTTAATTccttgaattttgaaaaataaaaataaaaaaggaaaagagaactAGCTTCTTCATGTTCTAAGATAGACCCAGACATTCCGAGATTTACTTACCAATTTGTAGGATTAGTAATTCATTGACAATATTTTCAGAAAACCAAAACCAATGAAAATTGGCAGCAGTTGGTTGATTCATAATTGTTATCAAGTTCTTATTTTAGCATATCTTTCAAATGATCCAGATGTTTGTTATACTAATATTAGAAAAGGACTTGATTATCACTGCACAGGCAACTTATGGAGACA contains:
- the LOC120249346 gene encoding uncharacterized protein LOC120249346, which translates into the protein MASSSSTATKLLSVVALLFLFSAKLTVPLPSNPYCLPQYAHANWACYSVLFDKPSNGPSSDDHVAVSVEHLSVKSHQAGSVEAMVSRRNRRHRRTDRVNDDDDDDDDNKRGDDECCHALERVDNECVCDALTKLPLFLTVAEHDYRIKVRSSCNVTFECGMHGEMHRG